A part of Aspergillus flavus chromosome 1, complete sequence genomic DNA contains:
- a CDS encoding kinase-like domain-containing protein, translating into MPREATDIEEGTQVYRPEGFHPVYIGDVFKDRYKVLNKIGYGVYSTVWLVRDLEPAQSGLENQFRALKVLSTDSYEGTNSPIFEREILTHLRDGDRDQIGYDYVCHLLDDFEHRGPNGTHVCLVFELMGETLRSFGAWFAESRLPNSVMRRFTIQLLLVLDFAHEHNVIHTDIKPDNIFVKFRDHSLIESGYLTDVAIPQQDRFEEQYSVVPSTPLRQYYFNDADSRRVDEFDIALGDWGVSSWANRHLSETIQPVALRSPEVLIQAPWDASTDFWNLGAVVLEIFQAVRMFSGSVPPDGHYELKEHLAEIVDLFGPLPNELLAKGDQNLVRDVFGDDGRIKDAPPMNRPGLASEAFMPGLDQELRDMFASFLHAMMKINPADRVSAEDLLRHPWLDAL; encoded by the exons ATGCCACGCGAGGCAACTGATATCGAGGAAGGCACGCAGGTGTATCGCCCGGAAGGATTTCACCCAGTGTACATCGGCGATGTGTTTAAAGACCGGTACAAAGTACTCAACAAGATCGGATACGGTGTCTATTCGACAGTCTGGCTGGTTAGAGACCTAGAGCCGGCACA ATCTGGGCTGGAAAATCAGTTCCGAGCTCTCAAAGTGCTTAGTACCGATTCCTATGAGGGCACGAACTCACCTATTTTTGAGCGAGAGATCCTGACCCATCTCCGAGACGGAGACCGTGACCAGATAGGGTACGACTACGTCTGTCATCTGCTTGATGACTTTGAGCATCGTGGACCTAATGGAACGCACGTCTGCCTTGTTTTTGAACTGATGGGCGAGACGTTGCGGAGCTTCGGAGCCTGGTTTGCTGAAAGCAGGCTTCCGAACTCGGTGATGCGGAGGTTCACCATCCAACTTTTGCTGGTTCTCGATTTTGCCCACGAACATAATGTTATTCATACTG ATATCAAACCAGATAACATTTTTGTCAAGTTCAGGGACCATTCCTTGATAGAATCCGGTTATCTGACCGACGTTGCGATTCCCCAACAGGATCGGTTTGAGGAACAGTACTCCGTCGTGCCCTCAACACCCTTGCGCCAGTACTACTTCAATGATGCCGACAGTAGGCGCGTTGACGAGTTCGACATTGCACTGGGGGACTGGGGCGTCTCCAGCTGGGCGAACCGGCATTTAAGCGAAACGATTCAGCCCGTTGCCCTCCGTTCACCGGAAGTCCTGATCCAGGCGCCGTGGGACGCGAGCACCGATTTCTGGAACCTGGGGGCCGTCGTGCTGGAAATCTTTCAGGCGGTTCGCATGTTTAGCGGATCAGTCCCGCCGGACGGCCATTATGAGCTCAAAGAGCACCTTGCGGAGATTGTGGACTTGTTTGGGCCGCTTCCTAATGAGCTGCTGGCGAAAGGGGATCAAAACCTGGTTCGGGACGTCTTTGGTGACGATGGTCGGATCAAGGACGCGCCGCCAATGAATCGGCCTGGGCTGGCGTCGGAAGCCTTCATGCCAGGCCTCGACCAAGAGCTCAGGGATATGTTTGCCTCCTTTCTGCAcgcgatgatgaagataaaTCCCGCCGATCGGGTTTCAGCGGAGGACCTCTTACGACACCCCTGGTTAGATGCACTTTAG